A region from the Rheinheimera mangrovi genome encodes:
- a CDS encoding efflux RND transporter permease subunit, translated as MLSQFFIKRPIFAAVLSLLIFIGGAIAVWQLPITEYPEVVPPTVVVTANYPGANPKVIADTVASPLEQEINGVEDMLYMSSQATSDGRMTLTITFAIGTDVDRAQTQVQSRVDRAKPRLPQEVQRLGVVTEKSSPDLTMVVHLTSPDDRYDMLYLSNYAALNVKDELARIDGVGAVRLFGASEYSLRIWLDPNKVSAVGLSPAQVLAAIREQNQQAAAGSLGAQPAGDSDFQILINVKGRLTTEQEFADIIVKVGEDGEVTRVRDIGRVELGAQSYALRSLLNNKDAVAIPIFQASGSNAIQISDDVRATMAELSKGFPEGLTYDIVYDPTVFVRGSIEAVVKTLLEAILLVVLVVVLFLQTWRASIIPLVAVPVSLVGTFAFMHMLGFSLNALSLFGLVLAIGIVVDDAIVVVENVERNIADGLSPVAATQKAMKEVTGPIVATTLVLAAVFIPTAFMSGLTGQFYKQFALTITISTFISALNSLTLSPALSALLLKPHGAKPDGLTRVLNKAFGSWLFDPFNRLFSKASKGYGLMVRKVIRFGGIIGILYIGLVGLTAVQFQQTPTGYVPGQDKQYLVAFAQLPDASSLDRTEAVIKEMSRIAAEHPGVANSISFPGLSINGFTNSPSAGIVFVGLDDFDKRSSPELSGNAIAAALNQKFAGIQDAFIAIFPPPPVQGLGTIGGFRLQIQDRANLGYEELAAVSMQVMQKAWATPELAGVFSSYQVNVPQLDLEVDRTKAKQQGVNLDEIFQTLQVYMGSAYVNDFNQFGRTYQVNVQADEQFRQDPEQIRQLKVRNNAGEMIPLGSFINVKHSAGPDRVMHYNGYTTAEINGGPAAGYSTGEAQAAIEKILAETLPVGMTYEWTELTYQQILAGNSELLVFPLVILLVFMVLAAQYESLTLPLAIILIVPMTLLSAMTGVWIYGGDNNIFTQIGLIVLVGLATKNAILIVEFAKELQDHGMKTMDAILEAARLRLRPILMTSIAFIMGVVPMVFSSGAGSEMRQAMGVAVFAGMIGVTIFGLILTPLFYYVLAKRRDRQLAQAPVAAIEDTHHA; from the coding sequence TATTTTTGCCGCTGTGCTGTCGCTGCTGATTTTTATCGGCGGCGCCATAGCCGTCTGGCAATTGCCTATCACTGAATATCCTGAAGTGGTACCTCCTACAGTGGTCGTCACAGCTAACTATCCGGGTGCTAACCCTAAAGTTATAGCGGACACAGTCGCATCCCCTTTAGAGCAGGAAATTAACGGTGTTGAAGACATGTTGTATATGTCTTCACAAGCGACTTCAGATGGCCGTATGACCTTAACCATTACTTTCGCTATAGGTACTGACGTTGATCGCGCTCAGACACAAGTGCAAAGTCGTGTCGACAGAGCAAAACCTCGTCTGCCGCAGGAAGTGCAACGTTTAGGCGTAGTGACTGAAAAATCATCACCGGATTTAACCATGGTGGTGCATTTAACCTCACCGGATGACAGATACGATATGTTGTATTTGTCGAACTATGCGGCGCTGAACGTCAAAGACGAATTAGCCCGTATTGATGGTGTGGGTGCAGTACGTTTATTTGGTGCCAGTGAATACAGCTTACGTATCTGGCTGGACCCGAATAAAGTTTCTGCCGTAGGTTTATCACCAGCCCAGGTATTGGCGGCTATCCGTGAACAAAACCAACAGGCTGCAGCCGGTTCTTTAGGTGCTCAGCCTGCAGGTGACAGCGATTTCCAAATCCTGATTAACGTCAAAGGCCGTTTAACCACAGAACAGGAATTTGCCGACATCATAGTGAAAGTGGGTGAAGACGGCGAAGTGACCCGTGTCCGTGATATAGGCCGGGTGGAGTTAGGTGCTCAGTCTTATGCGCTGCGCTCATTACTGAATAACAAAGATGCTGTGGCTATTCCAATTTTCCAGGCTTCAGGTTCAAACGCTATCCAGATTTCTGATGATGTCCGTGCCACTATGGCAGAGCTGTCGAAAGGTTTCCCTGAAGGATTAACTTACGACATCGTCTACGACCCGACTGTATTCGTGCGCGGTTCTATTGAAGCTGTAGTCAAAACTCTGCTGGAAGCTATATTGCTGGTAGTACTGGTGGTGGTGCTGTTCCTGCAAACCTGGCGTGCTTCTATTATTCCTTTAGTGGCAGTGCCTGTGTCTTTGGTCGGTACTTTTGCCTTTATGCATATGCTGGGCTTCTCGCTGAACGCTTTATCCTTATTCGGTCTGGTTTTGGCCATAGGTATAGTGGTCGATGACGCCATAGTGGTAGTCGAAAACGTCGAGCGGAATATTGCAGATGGCTTATCTCCAGTAGCCGCCACTCAAAAAGCCATGAAAGAAGTAACAGGCCCAATTGTTGCCACTACCTTGGTGTTGGCTGCTGTATTTATTCCTACCGCTTTTATGTCAGGTTTAACAGGTCAGTTTTATAAGCAATTTGCCTTAACTATCACTATTTCTACCTTTATCTCAGCGCTGAACTCCTTAACTTTAAGTCCGGCTTTATCGGCTTTGTTGTTAAAACCTCATGGCGCTAAACCAGACGGCTTAACCCGTGTGCTGAACAAAGCTTTTGGCAGCTGGTTATTTGATCCTTTTAACCGCCTGTTTAGCAAAGCCTCTAAAGGTTATGGTCTGATGGTGCGTAAAGTCATTCGTTTTGGCGGCATTATCGGCATTCTGTACATTGGCTTAGTTGGCTTAACAGCAGTGCAGTTCCAGCAAACACCTACAGGTTATGTGCCTGGTCAGGACAAGCAGTATTTAGTGGCCTTTGCTCAGTTACCGGACGCATCGTCTTTAGATCGTACCGAAGCTGTGATTAAAGAAATGTCCCGTATTGCGGCTGAACATCCGGGTGTGGCGAACTCTATCTCCTTCCCTGGCTTGTCGATCAACGGTTTTACCAACAGCCCAAGCGCAGGCATAGTCTTTGTGGGTCTGGATGACTTCGATAAAAGATCATCCCCAGAATTATCAGGCAATGCCATAGCTGCTGCCTTAAACCAGAAATTTGCCGGTATTCAGGACGCTTTTATCGCTATATTCCCGCCGCCACCAGTACAAGGTTTAGGCACAATAGGCGGTTTCCGTCTGCAAATTCAGGACAGAGCTAATCTGGGTTATGAAGAGCTGGCTGCTGTGTCTATGCAAGTAATGCAAAAAGCCTGGGCAACGCCTGAACTGGCCGGTGTGTTCTCCAGTTATCAGGTGAACGTACCGCAGCTTGACCTTGAGGTCGACCGTACCAAAGCCAAACAACAAGGCGTGAACCTGGACGAGATTTTTCAAACATTGCAGGTCTATATGGGCTCGGCTTATGTCAACGACTTCAACCAGTTTGGCCGGACTTATCAGGTAAATGTGCAGGCGGACGAGCAATTCCGTCAGGATCCTGAACAAATCCGTCAGTTGAAAGTGCGCAATAACGCCGGTGAAATGATCCCGTTGGGTTCCTTTATCAACGTGAAACATTCAGCTGGCCCTGACCGCGTTATGCACTACAACGGTTACACCACAGCTGAAATTAACGGTGGCCCTGCTGCAGGTTACAGCACTGGTGAAGCTCAGGCTGCCATTGAAAAAATTCTGGCTGAAACCTTACCTGTTGGCATGACCTACGAGTGGACAGAACTGACTTATCAGCAAATTCTGGCTGGCAATTCCGAACTCTTAGTGTTCCCGCTGGTAATACTGTTGGTATTTATGGTGCTGGCTGCTCAGTACGAAAGCTTAACTTTACCGCTGGCTATTATCCTGATTGTGCCTATGACCTTGTTGTCGGCCATGACAGGTGTCTGGATCTACGGTGGTGATAACAACATCTTCACTCAGATAGGCTTGATAGTACTGGTGGGGCTCGCGACGAAAAACGCCATCTTAATAGTCGAATTTGCCAAAGAGCTACAAGACCACGGCATGAAAACTATGGATGCCATTCTGGAAGCAGCCCGCTTACGTCTGCGTCCAATTTTAATGACCTCCATCGCCTTTATTATGGGTGTGGTGCCTATGGTGTTCTCCAGCGGAGCTGGTTCGGAAATGCGTCAGGCCATGGGGGTAGCTGTATTCGCCGGTATGATTGGCGTCACAATCTTCGGACTGATTTTAACACCACTGTTTTATTACGTTCTGGCTAAACGCCGTGACCGCCAACTGGCGCAGGCCCCTGTCGCAGCAATTGAGGACACTCATCATGCGTAA
- a CDS encoding efflux transporter outer membrane subunit, whose amino-acid sequence MRKTIRLTAISMALASLLFGCASVGPSYAAPVTANLVQLPAEYKAADKAQSWWQQFNDLVLSQLIEKALQNNQTLAAAEANVKRAYAAFEDSDNDYLPRVDITASQQNNQVPDSAAVNAGQIQRQANLGGALSWDLDLFGKLRRAAEAANARAQGAELAWQEAKVQLLAQVAASYGDYRGAELRLAVAEQNLGNLRRTKQIILARRDAGFASDLEISRIDAQIYQLQSSLPQFQFAKAQANATIAALVAQPAEQFVVATKAEALPELNKPLSFANQHNYLKFRTDVAVAERELAASTADIGVATAELYPEVSVSGFLGFISSPGLSLGSQNEAWSIAPSLRWQATELSSIQARIRGAEAEQQMAFARFQQTVFDALAQMQTSLQGYRTSREQQLSAQQQVAATEQAVQLTRAQYEAGTTEFLDLLDAEREWLAARDQQAVLSAQSFQRLVSIYRAFAGGIELQQDAQQVALVQN is encoded by the coding sequence ATGCGTAAAACTATTCGCTTAACCGCTATCAGTATGGCTTTAGCATCGCTGTTATTTGGTTGTGCTTCGGTAGGGCCAAGTTATGCAGCGCCTGTAACAGCAAACCTGGTGCAACTGCCTGCTGAATACAAAGCAGCTGATAAAGCCCAAAGCTGGTGGCAGCAATTTAATGACCTGGTGCTGAGCCAACTGATAGAAAAAGCACTGCAGAATAACCAGACATTAGCTGCAGCAGAAGCCAACGTAAAACGTGCTTATGCCGCTTTTGAAGACAGCGACAATGATTATCTGCCGCGTGTGGATATCACCGCCAGTCAGCAAAACAATCAGGTACCAGACAGCGCAGCAGTAAACGCAGGACAAATTCAACGTCAGGCTAACTTAGGTGGAGCTTTGAGCTGGGATTTAGATTTGTTTGGCAAACTGCGACGCGCTGCGGAAGCTGCCAATGCCAGAGCACAAGGTGCTGAACTGGCATGGCAGGAAGCCAAAGTGCAATTGTTAGCCCAGGTAGCCGCCAGTTATGGCGACTACCGCGGCGCTGAACTGCGCCTGGCCGTGGCTGAACAAAACCTCGGCAATTTACGCCGCACCAAGCAGATTATTCTGGCGCGCCGTGATGCAGGTTTTGCCTCTGATCTGGAAATCAGCCGCATAGACGCGCAGATTTATCAGTTGCAAAGCTCGCTGCCGCAGTTTCAGTTTGCCAAAGCTCAGGCCAACGCCACCATAGCGGCTTTAGTAGCGCAGCCTGCAGAGCAATTTGTAGTTGCGACTAAAGCAGAGGCTTTGCCTGAACTGAACAAACCTTTGTCTTTTGCCAATCAGCATAACTATTTAAAGTTCAGAACTGATGTCGCTGTAGCAGAGCGCGAACTGGCAGCCAGTACCGCAGATATAGGTGTGGCTACAGCCGAGTTATACCCGGAAGTGTCTGTCAGTGGGTTTTTAGGTTTTATCTCAAGCCCTGGCCTGAGTCTTGGTTCCCAAAATGAAGCCTGGAGTATAGCGCCTAGTTTACGCTGGCAAGCGACAGAGCTGAGCTCTATTCAGGCCCGTATTCGTGGCGCTGAAGCAGAGCAGCAAATGGCCTTCGCCCGCTTTCAGCAAACGGTGTTTGATGCGCTGGCGCAAATGCAGACCTCATTGCAAGGTTACAGAACCAGCCGCGAGCAACAGCTAAGCGCGCAACAACAAGTGGCGGCCACTGAACAGGCAGTGCAACTGACTCGCGCTCAATATGAAGCTGGCACCACTGAGTTTCTGGACTTGCTGGACGCCGAACGTGAGTGGTTAGCAGCCCGCGATCAGCAAGCCGTGTTGTCTGCGCAAAGCTTCCAGCGTTTAGTCTCTATTTACCGGGCTTTTGCGGGTGGCATAGAACTGCAGCAAGACGCTCAGCAAGTGGCCTTAGTGCAAAACTAA
- the bla gene encoding subclass B3 metallo-beta-lactamase yields the protein MKQHLVALSLLSALSACSAPQLSAPIATATVPQPIDPIVCADNSGWDDPATPRQIFGNSWYVGTCGISAILITSPQGHVLIDSGTEKAAPQVAANIEALGFKLQDVRVLLMTHEHHDHSGGMAYLQQVTKAPLFARAPADLVMRTGKSSRSDPQFLESPAMAAVSKVTTIQDNQKVTTGSLEIQSIATPGHTPGSTSWSWISCDEKQCLNMAYIDSLTAISDNEYRYSDDNSHPGYLASFRTALEQISLLPCDILLTPHPGASATWQRLGAEPSQPLVNRNGCRDYSSNASKTLEKRLSDENSAR from the coding sequence ATGAAACAACATCTGGTGGCACTCTCACTTCTTTCCGCATTATCAGCGTGCTCTGCACCACAACTCAGCGCACCTATCGCCACAGCCACTGTGCCTCAGCCCATTGATCCTATTGTTTGTGCAGACAATTCAGGTTGGGATGATCCTGCAACACCACGGCAGATTTTTGGTAATAGCTGGTACGTTGGCACTTGTGGCATCAGCGCTATTTTAATTACCTCACCACAAGGCCATGTGCTGATTGACAGTGGTACAGAAAAAGCAGCCCCTCAGGTAGCAGCCAATATCGAAGCACTTGGCTTTAAGCTGCAGGATGTACGTGTGTTATTAATGACGCATGAGCATCATGACCACAGTGGTGGTATGGCCTATTTACAACAGGTGACCAAAGCCCCTCTTTTTGCCAGGGCCCCTGCCGATTTGGTGATGCGTACAGGGAAAAGCAGCAGGAGCGACCCACAATTTTTAGAATCGCCAGCCATGGCTGCGGTCAGCAAAGTGACCACAATTCAGGATAACCAAAAAGTGACTACAGGCTCACTGGAGATACAGTCAATAGCTACACCAGGTCATACGCCGGGCAGCACCAGCTGGAGCTGGATTTCATGCGATGAAAAGCAATGCCTTAATATGGCCTACATTGACAGCCTGACCGCTATTTCAGACAACGAATACCGCTACAGCGACGATAACAGTCATCCGGGTTATCTGGCATCGTTTCGCACTGCACTAGAACAAATCAGCCTGTTACCCTGTGACATTTTGCTGACGCCTCATCCTGGTGCAAGCGCGACGTGGCAACGACTTGGTGCGGAGCCAAGCCAGCCTTTAGTCAATCGCAATGGCTGTCGTGACTATTCATCCAACGCCAGTAAGACGCTGGAGAAACGTCTGTCTGACGAAAACTCAGCTCGCTAG
- a CDS encoding PepSY-associated TM helix domain-containing protein, producing the protein MFKLKQRFWFLLHGWVGLPVWLIFCAVCLTGTIAVFSHELTWLTNPNSRAENPQNLPVKPATDLIAAVKAEVPDAEIGTVLVMEPYLVNAIVFSTAKAPFGIAYVNQYTAQVQELNYGLNFITFMRSLHGWLLFPWHSSYSVGYYLVSGMAILMLVSLITGLVIYKNFWRSFTQPKVRLHQGRKTLLTDLHRLAGVWSIWFLVVMSLTGLWYLLQAILWHNDIEFYHETPILTAAEVPAAGQKHTPPYSLEDALVIAKQTLPELQPAYIMMPEHNRDLYRISGSGDSIFFDQYSYSVAVNPWTGQVTDVHTPDKMGKLEVLSHIADPLHYGTLGGIWTKIIWFLFGLLLSGMSITGFMIWGSRTIKAARTESATSYTTSEVNS; encoded by the coding sequence GTGTTTAAACTCAAACAACGCTTCTGGTTTTTATTACACGGCTGGGTGGGTTTACCTGTCTGGTTAATCTTTTGCGCTGTGTGTTTAACGGGCACCATAGCGGTGTTCAGTCATGAATTGACCTGGTTAACTAACCCAAACTCCAGAGCAGAAAATCCGCAAAATCTGCCAGTCAAACCTGCCACAGACTTGATTGCTGCGGTAAAGGCTGAAGTGCCAGATGCTGAAATTGGCACAGTACTGGTGATGGAACCTTATCTGGTCAACGCCATTGTATTTTCTACCGCCAAAGCGCCTTTTGGCATAGCTTATGTGAACCAGTACACAGCTCAGGTGCAGGAGCTAAATTACGGCCTGAACTTCATTACTTTTATGCGTTCCTTGCATGGTTGGTTATTGTTCCCCTGGCACAGTAGTTACAGTGTTGGCTATTACCTGGTCAGTGGCATGGCCATACTGATGCTGGTGTCTTTAATTACAGGTTTAGTTATTTATAAAAACTTCTGGCGTTCTTTTACACAACCCAAAGTAAGGCTGCACCAAGGCCGGAAAACCCTGCTGACCGACCTGCACCGTTTAGCTGGTGTCTGGTCGATTTGGTTTTTAGTGGTGATGAGTCTGACCGGATTGTGGTATCTGCTGCAGGCCATTTTATGGCACAACGATATTGAGTTTTATCATGAGACGCCAATTCTGACGGCAGCCGAAGTGCCTGCTGCAGGGCAAAAACATACACCGCCTTATTCATTGGAAGATGCGCTGGTCATCGCCAAACAGACCTTGCCTGAGTTACAGCCGGCTTACATTATGATGCCAGAGCATAACAGGGATTTGTATCGTATTTCAGGTTCAGGCGATTCGATATTTTTTGATCAGTACTCCTACTCTGTCGCAGTAAATCCCTGGACAGGTCAGGTCACGGACGTACATACCCCGGATAAAATGGGCAAGCTTGAAGTACTGAGCCATATTGCTGATCCGCTGCATTACGGCACTTTAGGTGGTATTTGGACCAAAATAATCTGGTTCCTGTTTGGCTTGCTGTTATCCGGTATGTCCATTACAGGTTTTATGATTTGGGGTAGCCGCACTATTAAAGCGGCCCGCACAGAATCTGCAACTAGCTACACAACTTCAGAGGTAAACTCCTGA
- a CDS encoding alpha/beta hydrolase family protein encodes MRLFWLVLLFSYQGQTMAHSWPGFAKQQSCLELYPTYPQLVADIRQQTPWYSLDHWLAPWLLPEQQFENTQQQLDCAQLEYHSDNFLVQAWGLQPKATQSKKWPVIIYNRGGNSALGRLDFVSVLRQLSPLAQQGFIVLASQYRGSVPQDQKTYGKDQFGGADVNDIHQLIELAKNLPEADADNVFLYGISRGGMMSYLTAQQRGDIRAMAITGAPTDLVTELPRLPEMEIIFRSLIPNYDQNKQQALQQRSVLYWAEELPANLPILLMYGGEDQRVHPDNSKRLAAKLTELKRPVKLIEFTYADHLLTDYKEQEREAMLHWFRQHQYNSQKPVAAP; translated from the coding sequence ATGAGACTGTTCTGGTTAGTGCTGCTGTTTTCTTATCAAGGCCAGACTATGGCCCACAGCTGGCCTGGTTTTGCCAAACAACAGTCTTGTCTTGAACTTTACCCCACTTATCCACAACTGGTCGCTGACATCCGCCAGCAGACGCCTTGGTACAGTCTGGATCACTGGCTTGCCCCCTGGTTGTTGCCAGAACAGCAGTTCGAAAACACTCAACAACAGCTGGATTGCGCTCAGTTGGAATACCACTCCGATAATTTCTTAGTGCAAGCCTGGGGTCTACAGCCTAAGGCGACTCAATCAAAAAAATGGCCAGTGATTATTTACAACAGAGGCGGTAATTCAGCTTTAGGGCGGTTGGATTTTGTCTCGGTATTACGTCAGCTAAGCCCTTTAGCTCAACAAGGGTTTATTGTGCTGGCCAGCCAGTACCGGGGGTCAGTGCCGCAGGATCAAAAAACCTATGGCAAAGATCAGTTTGGCGGCGCTGATGTGAATGACATTCATCAGTTGATTGAACTGGCGAAAAATCTGCCTGAGGCAGATGCAGATAATGTGTTTTTATACGGCATAAGCCGGGGTGGCATGATGAGCTATCTGACGGCACAGCAACGTGGAGATATTCGCGCCATGGCCATTACCGGCGCCCCAACAGATTTAGTCACAGAACTACCACGCTTGCCAGAAATGGAGATTATTTTCCGCAGCCTGATCCCCAATTATGATCAAAACAAACAACAAGCATTGCAACAACGCTCAGTCTTGTATTGGGCAGAAGAGTTACCAGCCAACTTACCTATACTGTTAATGTATGGTGGTGAAGATCAAAGAGTGCACCCGGATAATTCAAAACGACTGGCGGCTAAGCTGACAGAGCTGAAGCGGCCGGTAAAGCTGATTGAATTTACCTATGCCGATCACCTGTTAACAGACTACAAAGAGCAGGAACGTGAGGCTATGCTGCACTGGTTTCGTCAGCACCAATACAACAGCCAAAAACCTGTCGCAGCACCTTAA
- a CDS encoding sensor domain-containing diguanylate cyclase: MPQRQSYSSVALEQAARPLLQLVQHLTGLDTTFLTRIDWKALTQQVVLVEGQHGVPLQEGSVVNWSDSMCRLLFDTQRSQSDAVPVLFPGSSGAALGMQSFFAIPVLSEGKTLGTLCGASTEAVLITEHTLSSLKLIADALAYQMALDQQMQLQQRKVKVAEKTIDKLYLQAQQMENLAHTDELTGLDNRRAFQTKFEQYQLHSEVQGTALALMMIDIDEFKQLNDQYGHETGDLALQQLGTVLAAVARQSDIACRLGGDEFVLAAADTTAEGLLHLAHRVQQQFKQQMQQSGLESSLSIGIASSVESPLDQLLQRADQALYKAKELGRDRVEIAG, translated from the coding sequence ATGCCACAACGTCAAAGTTATTCCAGTGTAGCTCTTGAACAGGCTGCCCGACCTCTGCTGCAATTAGTGCAGCATTTAACAGGCCTTGATACCACGTTTTTAACCCGCATTGACTGGAAGGCTCTGACTCAGCAAGTCGTTCTGGTAGAAGGGCAGCATGGTGTGCCGCTACAAGAAGGTAGTGTGGTGAACTGGTCAGATTCGATGTGCCGTTTGTTGTTTGATACACAACGTAGCCAATCGGATGCTGTGCCAGTATTGTTCCCTGGTTCTTCTGGTGCGGCTTTGGGCATGCAGAGTTTTTTTGCCATTCCGGTTTTATCTGAAGGAAAAACCTTGGGCACTTTGTGTGGGGCCAGTACCGAAGCTGTGTTGATCACAGAGCATACGCTGAGCAGCTTAAAGCTGATTGCGGATGCCCTTGCTTATCAGATGGCGCTGGACCAACAAATGCAGTTGCAACAAAGGAAGGTTAAAGTTGCAGAAAAAACGATAGACAAGCTGTACCTGCAAGCCCAGCAAATGGAAAACTTAGCCCACACCGATGAGTTAACAGGGCTGGATAACCGCAGAGCTTTTCAAACTAAATTTGAACAATACCAGCTTCATTCAGAAGTTCAGGGCACTGCTTTAGCCTTGATGATGATTGATATCGACGAGTTTAAGCAGCTGAATGACCAGTATGGGCATGAAACCGGAGACTTAGCTTTGCAGCAACTGGGGACTGTGTTGGCAGCAGTGGCAAGGCAAAGTGATATCGCCTGTCGTTTAGGCGGTGATGAATTTGTGCTGGCTGCTGCTGATACCACAGCAGAAGGCTTACTGCATCTGGCACACCGAGTGCAGCAGCAGTTTAAACAGCAGATGCAGCAATCAGGTTTAGAAAGCAGTTTAAGTATAGGTATCGCAAGTTCAGTGGAAAGCCCGTTGGATCAGCTGTTGCAACGCGCGGATCAGGCCTTGTATAAAGCCAAAGAGCTTGGGCGGGACAGAGTCGAGATTGCTGGTTAA
- a CDS encoding YybH family protein: MTQSIQQLATQWASAVASQNMAQIMAFYADELIAYDAVAQLQFSGKAAYQRHWQKCMEFCAGGHSKFELHNLNIQQNDPIAFSHALLYCEGCNEKGETQGCWMRLTQGWQKQQGQWRIIHDHFSVPFDMVSGAVLFELTPEA, from the coding sequence ATGACTCAATCCATTCAACAGTTAGCAACCCAATGGGCTAGTGCAGTGGCCAGTCAGAATATGGCGCAGATCATGGCGTTTTACGCCGATGAGCTCATTGCCTATGATGCTGTTGCTCAACTGCAGTTTAGCGGTAAAGCGGCCTACCAAAGGCACTGGCAAAAATGCATGGAATTTTGCGCCGGTGGTCATTCGAAGTTTGAACTTCACAATTTAAACATTCAGCAAAACGACCCGATAGCCTTTAGCCATGCGTTGCTGTACTGCGAAGGCTGCAATGAAAAAGGCGAAACTCAGGGCTGCTGGATGCGGTTAACCCAGGGCTGGCAAAAACAACAAGGCCAGTGGCGTATTATTCATGACCATTTTTCTGTGCCTTTTGATATGGTATCCGGTGCCGTATTATTTGAACTGACACCAGAGGCGTAA
- a CDS encoding YciI family protein: MKYLCLVYSDEKLLHSLPDSPKDEECFAYAASVQNSGRMLAAEALQPIDTATTVRVRAGKTLLTDGPFAETKEQLAGFYLVEAKDLNEAIQLAAGIPAARVGSVEVRPIRQLEI; the protein is encoded by the coding sequence ATGAAATATTTATGTTTAGTCTACAGCGATGAAAAACTGCTGCATTCCTTGCCAGACAGCCCTAAAGATGAAGAATGTTTTGCTTACGCCGCCAGCGTACAAAACAGTGGCCGCATGCTGGCCGCTGAAGCGCTGCAACCCATAGATACAGCCACCACAGTGCGGGTTCGTGCCGGTAAAACCTTATTAACCGATGGCCCTTTTGCCGAAACCAAAGAGCAGCTGGCAGGTTTTTATCTGGTGGAAGCCAAAGATTTAAACGAAGCCATTCAACTGGCCGCTGGTATTCCGGCTGCTCGTGTTGGTTCTGTTGAAGTTCGCCCTATACGACAACTGGAGATATAA
- a CDS encoding YciI family protein — protein MRFMLLMIPKGYESAAPGAMPEAAAVEVMMEYNRKLQEAGILMSCEGLHPPSMGARVSFSAGKPLVTDGPFTETKEVLGGFWMIKVNSKAEAIHWASLCPAGDNEVIEVRQIQDMEDFPEDIQQIAADFASMQSS, from the coding sequence ATGCGCTTTATGTTACTGATGATCCCTAAAGGCTATGAAAGCGCAGCCCCTGGCGCTATGCCTGAAGCCGCTGCTGTAGAAGTGATGATGGAGTACAACAGAAAACTACAGGAAGCAGGTATTTTGATGAGCTGTGAAGGGTTGCATCCACCTTCTATGGGAGCTCGTGTCAGTTTCAGCGCAGGCAAGCCGCTGGTCACAGACGGGCCTTTTACTGAAACCAAAGAAGTATTAGGTGGTTTTTGGATGATTAAAGTGAATTCCAAAGCCGAAGCTATTCACTGGGCCAGTTTATGTCCAGCCGGTGATAACGAAGTGATTGAAGTAAGGCAAATTCAGGACATGGAAGATTTTCCTGAAGATATTCAGCAAATTGCTGCTGACTTCGCCAGTATGCAAAGTTCGTAA
- a CDS encoding sigma factor produces MNSQVTAETISALYQQQSRRVLATLIRLLGDFELAEEALQDAFACALQQWPVDGLPEQPRAWLVSTGRFKAIDKMRQQQTQRKYQQQWRQNKMKTAKLFRPMQQMIKAGRTMSCD; encoded by the coding sequence TTGAATAGTCAAGTTACAGCCGAAACTATTTCGGCCTTATATCAACAACAAAGCCGCAGGGTGCTGGCCACCCTGATCCGACTATTGGGTGATTTTGAACTGGCCGAAGAAGCCCTGCAGGATGCCTTTGCCTGTGCTTTACAGCAATGGCCAGTCGACGGGTTACCTGAACAACCCAGAGCCTGGCTGGTCTCGACAGGACGCTTTAAAGCCATAGATAAAATGCGTCAGCAGCAAACCCAGCGTAAATATCAGCAGCAGTGGCGTCAGAACAAGATGAAGACAGCGAAGCTTTTCAGGCCGATGCAGCAAATGATCAAAGCTGGCAGGACGATGAGCTGCGACTGA